The Silene latifolia isolate original U9 population chromosome 4, ASM4854445v1, whole genome shotgun sequence region CCTTTGCCACATCATTTTCTTAATCTACAACCATTTTAAGCTAGAATTTACTCTAATGGTTTAGCCAACTTATTACTAGCTTAATTGGATCCACTTAATATACTCCTCTATTTatttattcaatttccaaatttccaaaaaaaaattaaaactttattaATATGATCACTATTTTCCTATTAGTTAAATTAAAGTTGTGGGTCCATTTAAGCaagtagctccatggagctagtagctTAAAATTTTTTGGGCAAAGCTAGTTTAGATGGCCAACTCCAATGATTGTGTTACTAGCTTGCAATTTTATGAAATTACAAGAAAGTTCCTAAACCAAACAATTGGAGATGGTCTAAGATAGTAACAAAAAAGAACACGAAGAAAACGCGAAACATCTTGAATATCAAACCAAAATTAATTATaatcccctctctctctctctctttctctctaaacCCAAAAAACATGAAACCACTGGAAAAATTACTCAAAAAAACCTAGAAATTAACGTAAAAAAATACCGTGATATGGATATTGTCTCAATTTCACCAGTGTAACATTGATATCATCTCAATTGAACCAATTCGGTGCTTCGTTTTGGTACTGAAATTGCGTGATGTTCAAATTGGTGGCACGAAAGGGGTGGTGCGAGCAATGGCGGCTCAAAGGGGACACATCCGTTGGGTTTGATTTTGGTGTCGCGGCTAGATGTAGGTCGGAGCGATTGGGTGCTTGCATGGGCGCTGCTCGTTCGTGAGGGTCGTAATTCGGTGGAAATGTGGGCTAGTCTTGTGGTGGTTGAACTGAAGTAGGTGTAGATGTAGGTGTCCAGCCTGAGTTGAGCGTGAATAATAACGACGGATTCGGTCTGGTTAACAGGAAGAACAAGACTAAGACTAAGACTTACACTCTGATGCATGCTTAATTCCTTGTTAAATCGCTTTTGAAAAAAGGGGTTTATTTTACTGATATTACCGCCAGAGTATCAGCTCCTATTGATAAAGTTACCTACTAAATTACATTCCTCGAtcaggtggtggtggttgtggttgtggttgtggttatTAGAGGTAATGGTGGTGATGGTTAATTGTTTTGTTGATAATGAAGAAATGTAAGGATGGGATTTGTGTAACCAGTAGCAGAGAAAATGAAATGCTACAGATTTGGTTTAATACTTTGTTTTCATGAGACTTTTACTACGGAGTAGGAGTATATTCTAAAGAActaataacataattaaaacccACCCCCATGATTTTACCAAAACACGAGGAATCAAAGACAAATGGGCAATACCAAAAGATTACAAATTGTTTAAATACTCCTTATTTTTGAATATTCTCATACAAAAATATGGTCTTAACCTGAAATTGTTCTTTTTAAACCCTAAACATTAGAGTAACATTTGAACAACAAAAGAATAACATAAGAATAACATTAGAATAACATTAGAGTAACATTGTTACCATAGGTTACCCATTGTTATTCATATGTTGCTGTTGTGTTAGCGTGTTGTTACTCTGGTGTTATTTTTGTGTTACTCTGTTATTACTCTTGTGTTAGTCCGGTGTTATTGATAGAATATtagtaaatataatgtaattATTTTACGTAATATTAGTTTCCTTATTATTTGGAAATTAGTTTGTAATTAGTCTTTGATATTCGGTTGCCTAGTTTATAGTGATTAGCTTCCTTAATTATAGGTTAACCTAGGTGTATTTAACTCACAAGATTAATTGAATGCAAACCACCGATTAATCTCTTTCATGGTATCAGGAACCTTCCGCTCTCCTTCGATTAAACCAGCCGCCTTCTTCTTCTCTATCTCGACCTCACGTCATCCATGGCTCCTGGCAAATCGAAATTTCACCCGGCGTTCGccgtcacaaacatctccaatCATATCTCGGTCAAATTAGGATTGGAGAATGACCAATACCCATTGTGGGTTGCCCTATTCAGGAATCACGCTAAATCTAACCGCGTGCTTCATCACATCATCACGCCAAAATTTGGAGCACCCAAAGCCCCTGTTACGGACGATGAGAAGGAACAATGGGAAACCCTCGATGCAACGTTCCTTCAGTGGATTTATTCTACCATAACCACTGATCTCTTGGAAACTGTTATCGAATCTGATTCCACCGCCATGGACACATGGAATCGTATCGCTGATATTTTCCAAGATAACAAAAACTCGCGCGCGGTCACCCTCGAGCAAGAGTTCTCCCACGTTGAGATGTCTGACTTCTCATCGGCTTCGGCATACTGTCAGCGCCTAAAATCTTTAGCGGATCAGTTGAAGAATGTAGGGGCTCCGGTCACAAATAGTCGATTGGTTCTCCAATTGGTTTCCGGACTCACCGAGGCTTATCAGAATGTTGGTTCAATTATTCGTCAACGTGACCCGCTTCCTCAGTTTTATCAAGCACGCTCGATGCTAACTCTGGAGGAAGCGAGTTTCGCGAAACAGGCTGCTACTGGTAGCGCGGCCATGTATGTGAAGGGCTCGGCAGACAGTGACGGCGGCAGCAGTTCCTCTCCGAATTCGGGCTCTAACACTGGCAAAGGTAATCGTGGCAATGGTAACAACAAGAAAAAGGGTAAGGGCAGCAAGGGTAAGTCTCAGACACCGGCATCCGCTCCTATAACGGCGCCTGAGTCCTCCCCTGTTACTGCTCCGTCAGCGCCACATCAGTGGCCTGCTGGCTATGGGTCATGGCAGTGGCCCTCCTCTCCTTGGGGCTACCCACCATGCCGGTATCCTACTAGTCCGTGGGCTAGGCCATCTGTACCTAGTCGTGCTCAGTCGGGCATTTTGGGTCCGAGACCTGCTCGGGCATATGCAGCAGAGGGACCGTCTCAAACGGATATTGACGCTGCCATGTATACCTTGGGACTTGGGCCTCCGGATCCTTGGGTGATGGATACTGGCGCAACTTCGTACATGACGTCGGACCTAGGTAAACTCTCGTCTTTTGTTAATTCCAGTATTCCTAACGGAATAATTGTCGGAAATGGCCATTCCATCCCAGTTAAAGGTTACGGTCAGTCCACCATCCTCGAACCCCATCCCCCTTCTGTCCTCAAAAATGTTCTTTATTCTCCACAATTAGTCAAAAATCTTGTTTTGGTTCGAAAATTCACTACTGATAATCAAGTCACTATTGAATTTAACCCTTTTGGTTTTTGTATAAAGGATATGCGGACGGGGACGCGTCTAATGAGGTGTAATAGTCGGGGAAATCTTTATCCTATTTCCGGCACCAATACTTCACAGCTCTCTCCCAATTTCGTTGGCTTAGCAGCATCGTCTCTTTGGCATGATCGTTTAGTTCATCCCGGAAATGCTACTATGTCGTGTCTTAGAAGTAATAAATTGATTGATTGTAATTTGAAGTCTAGCAAATTAAATTGTCAATCTTGTCCTCTTGGTAAACATATTCGTCTTCCGTTTGCTATGTCAAATTCTAGTACTTACATGCCTTTTTATATACTTCATTGTGATCTTTGGACATCACCCGTCTTAAGTTCTGCTGGCCATAAATATTACTCCCTCTGGCTTTTAATTTTCTTCccgtttctctaatatatgtgaggagtattataatgaaatgggaagaaaacagcAAGCCGGAGGGAGTACTTATTAATTTTAGACGATTATAGTAATTTTTTATGCACTTTTCCGATAGCAAAAAAAAGTCATGTTAACTCTAGCCTCACGCAATTTCACGCCTTTATACAAACCCAATTTGAACGCAAAATAAAATCAATTCAATGTGATAATGGTACGGAATTTGTTAACGGTATTTTTAGAACGTTTTGTGCTTCACATGGACTCGTTTTTCGCTTGTCTTGCCCGCATACATCGTCTCAAAATGGAAAAGCCGAACGCAAAATACGTTCCACAAATAACATGATTCGAACACTTTTATTTCACGCGTCCATACCCGTTAAATATTGGCACTATGCACTCGACATGGCAACTTATCTCACAAACATTTTACCAAGTaaacctgtagatacccagtatctgctgagactccaataaacacccgatgattatcggactacaacatgttttgggatcgcagcgtttgatcgacagtttgtgtacaactttacgtcagaaaacttaaaacgatttcgaaaacaaaacatttcaaaaatacctggagtgtttaatgcacaacgacggggtcgcaatgacactaactagagtcaaaacatacaccggaccaaaaaccgactcgaaaattcaaatcccgactccaacaacgagtcaaaccgagtcaaccacaaaaacaaaatatcttcaagccttctatactaagttttcccggatcatgttggtcaagtaccaaacatgtgactaaaaaacctaggatagaacaaatcatgattgcgtttgttgtgatagtgacaacacgactcgaagtgccgcgacgtggctcgcgcctctttgagcagcccaggtggccacgtcgctcaaaactcacacaaccacccattctcctataaatacccctcaaatgccacccatttgagacttacgcgagtgtccgccccctcttttctcccttaaaattctcgactcgacttcttaagtcacaacccgacgcgtatttacgacctactgatcgtaaatataagccttacacattgtttggtaccgtcatcgtgcattaaatcacccgtccgaccactttgaccactacaccatcactaaacttttaaaacactcttttacttaccaaaacggttttaaaccgagttttttccgatcaaacgagttattacacttacgtcggtcactcgccataaccaaacatgtaagtatgagggtgtaaaaatcctcttttattatgttttcatttgtttcatgactttaacattctaaaacatgcataacatgaaccaaaacatagaataaacgagccaaaactgatttttggtctgaggcagaagccccttaggtcgccaacaggctcacgcctaaatggggtactcagactagagatcaaccgtgtttgttctcgtcatttcccttaatccattttcatatttgtaatcggtttttaccatttcaaatattttcgaaaccttttgtttcatttcacatgttttaaccataaagcatttttcacccttggttcttcataccatgacggttaaatccgtgtttcggtgataatatttggttaatgacatttaagaggtattttaaagccttttatttcatttctctacattttttcaaacaaacatattagtcaccaacacaaaatcatccttggttctatataccatgccggattttaatccgggtacgatgatgagtatcgactaatgacattcaaatggacttaaaacaattagtccataaccatttttcaaaactattcatgtcaagcttgtcaaaaccgaacccgacaccgaatattatcaaataatgatgattattcgagtctagttcttcaaatcaacaaatgtggtctaaacgaccctttcaaaatcaaaccgggttcaaatacccattttcaacacgttttacaacgtTTTCTAAACATTCAGAACACgacatacagccgttggctaacccgcgcctcaagcaggccgtttctttctcattttcaaaaccagagggaggccccttacaccgccggctggctcgcgcctcttatagccgtctaaGTGCAGGGGCCTGTTTCCTTCCaaacattagtctaggacgatcccgactccggttaacccggatataggacggatcagatgactattcaaatcatatttgcaaaatgccttactaagacaaatggatcatgttatgcaccctaaacctaatacggtaaatggatgtttaatttccgtcttgcatgcaaatcaatcattaatccaacccgacatcttatacttgatacttgaattaaatcaaccgacttagaaagctctcacatgttacgtttaaatcattggatgcgcattcatgcatttaaaccgttttatgaacttttgcattcaaccaaccaagatcgatcagtagaggccgctaaacgcgggcgggattgggtgtctgattaaagggcttcccaatacgtaccttcacctcttactcagaaactttggatagtggacgaccttatccagggcgtacgagagtcattctagagataggatgctaaagagggacgatttccttatctttagtacctatgtcaaacgctgctttgtgcttcgatttgaccgaggtataaagtggaattcgaacgggttctaggcatcccacaaatgcttggtggcgactccgaacatctctaatcgtttcgagacccttaccgagacgaaaccgaccgatctaaaacgatccggtcgaaagcatctttacgccgccgagcgtggctttcaaagagaccgctgtgtgtccgcagatcgaaccggacccgcaggtgggccatgtccacagattggcgactccactggggaaaactaggacacttacgtcttagtgatccctagatggtgagactcaaacaaggtcttggttggaatgcattaattgatattacggtcacggtcgggttccttgtccgggcccacaacctaacccttttcgaccaattggctcgtcccgtcggcgtgagttttctcatccccgcgtttcgaatcccgattgagtcaggcataccattgacgttacacatttctgtttcgtcaaagagctttcatcactttcgagcacgaggctagggcaccctccttacacattttgtttggattggtatccctctcgcaaatcggggtttgattgcttggtgtgtaacctacccttttaagccaaaacccgtgtcagcatgatgcataatataatgaaactgtgagtgcttatgtgctacttgatcataagtccttccgtgtcattttcaaactttcaaaacaccattttgcgccgttataatggccatttcaaacctcggtctttcgccgactgttgcacgcctttctaggccgtcataatgacgattttcaaactcggttttgtataaccatttcaacacgcctttctaggccgtcgtaatgacgattttcaaactcgattttgtataaccatttcaacacgcctttctaggccgtcgtaatgacgattttgaaacccgattttgtacaaccatttcaaatcacctttttacgttgttataatcgccgcgtctagacacggattttaacccgtttcgcgccgacaatggctctcttTCAAAACTTGaaaaaagcacacacccttttctcgaaacactttcgggatcccgaggaccgtacaccgtccccgagaccacttcaaacatttcaaactcgattttcaaaacatacaattttgaatttcaaaaccgtcttgggaagcaatgCACTGTtccccgagccgactcaaactcaaaccgtcttttgcaaataaacttaagacaccccttttcaactgatcgacttgcggagatctctatcttcggaagccgcccattaaagcgacaaatgaatcttttgaaaatttctattttcgaaaacttcagtccaccattccaattccgcctcgtgtctatcgagtcaaagcaaacgtacttatgggtctttacttatgagtcgtctcaccacgagacccgtccaatggcgtcacgccgtcatgttggactcgtgtcaaaggttcggtcaaacaccgtcacgtcataaatcgagtcggcaccgaggtaccacacacggtcaccccgtcttgttgagtcgatcttggtaTCGTCCTCTATGTTATCTgtgttcagtcttggaaccgtgtcggattgagttgtaatgtgagccgtttttctgcctcagagccatggccccgtcttcggcttcgtccaacaacaacaatgataacaacagagatgtctcGATCGGCTAGCGGCCGCATCTTGCTCTTAAGGTcatctggatcgcgtcgagaccgtATCGACGcccggagaacaaggaaattggggaacataataccccacctctcgatcgagaccGAAAAGaggtgaaactcttggaagaacaactcctagcccggggtaacaacatccaccttgaaaataaccgaaggttcgaacctgttggggaccagttacctaacaacttcaccctgactgatgtgcctaagttcaagggagtggaggacccacttaaccacatccgtgctttcaaagactacatggccattaagggggtcaaacaggaactttttaccaggatcttcccatcctctttggagccgattcctcgccaatggtactactccttggacccgaaaaatcTTACCAGCTGGGATGAAATCgtagttgagtttgccaaacagtatgccgacaatgtcgagatccaggccaacacccgtactcttgaggtgttaacccaaaacgacaaggaagggttcactgagttcctaacccgttggaggagggtgagtactcagttggtcagtaagctgagtgaatcaactctggtggagaaatttgtcaacaacctccgcccggtttatgccaacttactgaggtatcagaatatcaagacttTTCGGGATCTCCGCATtactggggacacgtattgaggacgacctccgaaagggtgtcttagcaaagaccactggcaggggttatcaaggatccacctcaaccggatctcgcccttacggacagacaaacaagattgatgaggttaacctcgtcgaaccatctgccaagaaaattgaacgcccccagagagtgttcaccaacatagggtcaacttatgcaagtgccctgaaaaggctcatggaccaagggaagctacaaccgatcgggcctaccccggacccggccgacgccaagaaatcccgattttggaatccCAACACCTACtcccagtatcatcgagggaaagggcatgataccgaaaattgcttcaaactcaagcacctcattcaagacatgattgagaagggagatttgcatatacccccaccaactaagccaaacaacaagacgaatcctctgggaattcgcgctatctctgacgatgagccgaccctagactgctctcatctcatcttgccaattgacgacgaggtgaatgttctggaaaaggacccttcagacggagtgttcgtatttagtgctgccactatgctcactatgtttcagcaagttgaggaggccattgccagcctttccgagagaatcacccgactcgacgacgcctaccgtcgactcatcttcaatcccccggcaccacgtccgagggagaattccccaagcattcaaaactacccaccccggGATGGATTGCTCCGCGACCATTATTcggcatagaccccacgaaaatcaccttcaaaataaccaccttcacgagaattaccctcaaaataactaccctcaaaataactaccctcacaaaaatcgccctcacaaaaatattccccactagaattacccaccgaggaatacccctccaagttatcctcgagaccctgaaattaacggcatatggcgggatgatgttgaggatgtctatgtcatcccaggaaaggagaagcggacgaaggaaatcggacatctcacccggtccggacgtccctatcagaatccgagcaacccagcggccgttctaacaacgaatgaccaaatcgtcccggaagtggacactcaaccaaaggctcctgagaactcaatctttgaaacaaccagaaagcaaaggccgagatctcaatttggcaactgatcgcaacgtcttttgagcatcggcaggccctgctgcaggccttgggaaaattaaccgtgccctccacctcttccccagaagaaatagtggcacacatgacgagagactcccctgatctgagcaatccggtcgtcttctccgacgaggatatccccctgttcggagccaaccataacctggccctgtacatcaccgtacaatgcctccaaaagaatgtaccaatggtccttgtggatgacggttccgccgtgaatgtcatccctctcaaaacactttgtaacaccccctcataccaaggtaccttgccaaggactaccctagcatgaaaggctgttaccatctcggtttcccgaggttagtatatcaaagttacatattccaaacaacatttattaaagtataaaagttaaagattacattatctcagaccaactcaaaataaacgtacaatgtctcaatataaatgaaatccaagacatctaaactcataacaacggaagctagacttgacgtgatgactccccatgactgtcccatagctaaacatctgcattacctgtcacaatccgctcaccatccccgaatggatcaccgcaggttttacaaaacaacaacacggggtcagttctactcaatcaatataagacaacaacaagacaaccagctgaccatcgatctcacacagtaaccgactacacaccgaagtgtgtagccctgccagattacccatcgcaacaggtaatcctcgccgccagtgggtgaccgcagcccatccccacctagtccagctcatcaacgagcgactaacaatccctgtcccttaatgtgcacatcccctcccgtggcgggttccacggagggcgaactagggtgtgaagccactcccgcaagtgactccaccacaatcacaatcacatgacatcacatccatctcaatcccctcacaccaacatcgtcacaacaatctccatactccgatgatcaacagataacaataatcacaacaaacatgtcttacaaagaacgaagaaccgagtagggaaaccctaccttttcgcaatccgcttacgctgcaatcaaccatacaaatgcataacaaataccacatcgtcacctacaacaacaatcacatagttccaatcactaactgcaaaaccccatttcccccaattcatgattaaaggcaaaccctagaattaaacACCAACAATCATGGGAATAAAGACTTACCAACGAAAGGATGAATGATTGAATGCGATTGCTAAGATTGTCCATACATACACAAAGGAGAgattgggagtgattagagcgtcgtacgttTGATTAGATTTTGTaaaatgatgttttagaaactgtttATCGAATAAATAACCCCTAActactcccgcatcaaaccgctgaaataacaCTCGAcgaaccggatactcggtcgagtatagagcatactcggccgagtatcctctactcggtcgagtattcatcatactcggccgagtattcctcggcagaagccaAACATAACATGcacttagcactactcggccgagtaggctctactcggtcgagtacttagcttaataaaatccgtagtattacaatcttccccccttaaaaagaacttcgtcccgaagttcacactctactataaaacaaagtACAACACTACGCCCCAAGACTAaaccaaccacatataacaacactaAGGAACTACACAAGTCTCCACAAGAATCAttaccccgactcaaagcaaaacaacaaacaaaacaaaacacgaccgcgaagttccaacccaacctataaaacatggacacttaacaccaactccacaaaccactcttccttccacaacatggctcacgatatcgtctcaactatagcataggttcttaatactgactccataacattacccaatgaccacaatataatgttgccaaccttgtatcacttccataacactcaatagcactcaaccacaaaagaagatcaatcatcaaaacggaatgttacattct contains the following coding sequences:
- the LOC141651316 gene encoding uncharacterized protein LOC141651316, producing MAPGKSKFHPAFAVTNISNHISVKLGLENDQYPLWVALFRNHAKSNRVLHHIITPKFGAPKAPVTDDEKEQWETLDATFLQWIYSTITTDLLETVIESDSTAMDTWNRIADIFQDNKNSRAVTLEQEFSHVEMSDFSSASAYCQRLKSLADQLKNVGAPVTNSRLVLQLVSGLTEAYQNVGSIIRQRDPLPQFYQARSMLTLEEASFAKQAATGSAAMYVKGSADSDGGSSSSPNSGSNTGKGNRGNGNNKKKGKGSKGKSQTPASAPITAPESSPVTAPSAPHQWPAGYGSWQWPSSPWGYPPCRYPTSPWARPSVPSRAQSGILGPRPARAYAAEGPSQTDIDAAMYTLGLGPPDPWVMDTGATSYMTSDLGKLSSFVNSSIPNGIIVGNGHSIPVKGYGQSTILEPHPPSVLKNVLYSPQLVKNLVLVRKFTTDNQVTIEFNPFGFCIKDMRTGTRLMRCNSRGNLYPISGTNTSQLSPNFVGLAASSLWHDRLVHPGNATMSCLRSNKLIDCNLKSSKLNCQSCPLGKHIRLPFAMSNSSTYMPFYILHCDLWTSPVLSSAGHKYYSLWLLIFFPFL